The genome window CCCGTTACGCGCCTCCCTACTCATGCATTCCGTTAAGCCCACTGCGGCTCGGCATAGCCTAGTGTCCCCAGCTTTTGTCATGTATATAGTTTTAGAGAGCGCCCTTCCTGGCATGAATCTCCATCCACCGGGTCTTTAATCTCTGAGTTGTTCATTTtccattctcttcatcatggccgacACTGAAACAGCAGGCTTTGACTTTAAGCTTTATCGCTAtgatccttctcttccagcGGCAGTTGTCAGCACTGTTGTCTTCGCAGTCCTCTCGGTGCTACATACTTGGCGATTAATTCGAGTTCGCGCTTATTACTTTACACCTTTCGTCGTTGGCGGTTTTTGTAGGTCCATGATTCCTTCAGATTGTGTTGTCGACATCGCTAACCTTCTCTTCAGTCGAAACTATTGGATATGCTGGAAGAATATGGGGTCACTTTGACAAGCTCTCCGTCGGTGGTTTCGTGCTACAAGCCATTCCCATCCTCGTCGCACCCGCCCTCTTCGCCGCCTCGATCTACATGATTCTCGGTCGCCTGATCCGAACTGTCGGAGCCGCCCACCTATCTCTTGTACCCGTCAAGTGGGTGACACGCATCTTCGTTACCGGCGACGTTATCGCATTCAGTTTACAGGCTGGTGGCGGAGGTATTCAGTCAGCTGGTACCCTGGATCTCTACAACCTGGGCGAGAAGATTATTATCGCCGGTCTGTTTGTCCAAATCgtcgtctttggcttcttcgtcgtcaCCTCGATCCTCTTCCATGCTCGACTACTCAAGTCCCCAACACCCGAGTCACTGCGAGGCGATGTACCCTGGGCGCGATACCTTTACGTTCTTTATGCCACGAGTTTCCTTATTCTTGTCCGAAGTATCTTCAGAGTGGTGGAGTACCTCCAAGGAAACAAGGGATACCTTATCTCTCAtgagttttatttatatatctttgaTGCTGTTTTGATGGCCCTGGTTATGCTTATTTTTATGATTTGGTATGTCAAGCATTTGCAGAAGGAGCACAAACCGGCAGATGTCGAGGACAGGGAGTTGTCCTCGTACGAGAGCCCCGAGGAGTACCGACACAGGAAGTGAGGGCAAAAGCATGCGACGGATAGACTGGTCTTGTTTTTTAGCGTCTAAATTCTGTATTTCATTACATAGAACGAATATCGTTAATTGGAACACCCTTTATGTACTTGACTGAATGCGAATAAGCGGTGGTAGTGCATTGTTAGAGCTCGCATATCTAGCACCTGGGAATGCCGTGGAAGAGGAGCATAATGCCTGGCTGAGTGTAACATATGAGAGGTCTTATCTGGTGATAGATTAAAATGTTACATGTAAAAGTTCAATTGATGAAACCCCAGTTGCAGGAGATGCCGATCCTGTTGTAACCCCTCTTTGAACCCTGGGGTTGCCATTTGAGCCTACGGAGCCCCCGCAGACAATCAGCTATCGGAGACAACCCAAATTATGATACCTCATTTTCCACCAAGTGTTAAAGCCGTCAAGTTGTGAACTCAATTCGCCGAAAGTATCCAACGCCCACGTGCTCCCCGAAAGTATCAACGATGGGCATTTCCTCCGTGTAACGATTCGCGAAAATGCGATGGCCACACAAACATTGGCATTCTTGGCGCGTGATTAATCTTTCGCCTGCCATTGGATATCATTATGTCTTGGTACGATCTCAATGCAGCTAGAGGCAGGAGTTAGCAGGTTTTCGGAAGGTTACCTCTAAATCGACGCTGACCATGCTCTATTCGTCCAGGATCATCGGGTCTGTGAGATAAAGCCCACGCGACTT of Fusarium musae strain F31 chromosome 5, whole genome shotgun sequence contains these proteins:
- a CDS encoding hypothetical protein (EggNog:ENOG41), with amino-acid sequence MADTETAGFDFKLYRYDPSLPAAVVSTVVFAVLSVLHTWRLIRVRAYYFTPFVVGGFFETIGYAGRIWGHFDKLSVGGFVLQAIPILVAPALFAASIYMILGRLIRTVGAAHLSLVPVKWVTRIFVTGDVIAFSLQAGGGGIQSAGTLDLYNLGEKIIIAGLFVQIVVFGFFVVTSILFHARLLKSPTPESLRGDVPWARYLYVLYATSFLILVRSIFRVVEYLQGNKGYLISHEFYLYIFDAVLMALVMLIFMIWYVKHLQKEHKPADVEDRELSSYESPEEYRHRK